In a genomic window of Shouchella clausii:
- the hsdR gene encoding type I restriction-modification system endonuclease: MSSNFSFLRGNWKVLANLGETAEKNVYQDPHTTILKLRLFAETLAQILLASENMKEVRGTNQVDRINMLKREGLLEPELVDMFHTLRTKGNKAAHNGHYGETDEAITLLQIAYRLAVWFMEVYGDDWSFDAPEFVKPVDEPALDLEQMLKEHNEEVQKLEQQLELARLKAASEANDSKTERKKRTKKFMKRQHLTEAETRSIIDEKLREAGWEADTANLNYQKNGTLPQKNKKLAIAEWKVEGGRVDYALFIGLQLVGFIEAKAQKKTIPSALESQTKVYAKQVMQVADEIITPTTGDYQVPFLYATNGRRYLKQLQEESGIWFWDSRKPTIHARPLEGWHSPADLKLLLSQDDQLANQKLEEQDITKFGLRLYQQRAVKAVEKALIAGQRRMLVAMATGTGKTRTAIALMYRLIKSRKARRILFLVDRSSLGQQTEDSLKDTKFEELSFADIYDVKSLDDMTPEEATKVHIATVQGMVRRLFYSKDTTNIPSVGQYDFIIVDEAHRGYTSDKEMSDDELEFRDQDEYISHYRRVIDYFDAAVLGLTATPALHTTDIFGMPIFKYSYSEAVLDGFLVDHEPPYLFKTKLVEEGIHFEKDEDVEVYNVDAGEIILEKMEDTLHFEVEQFNRRVITESFNRAILNELVQYIDPTSKEKTLIFAATNQHADLIVRLLKEAYQELGDEIEDDAIMKITGSIYKPLNAIKRFKNERLPNVVVTVDLLTTGIDVPAITNLVFLRRVQSRILYDQMLGRATRLHPEIGKTHFNIYDAVGIYEKLQHYTDMKPVVKKQTMTIADLADGLAQAESEQETNYYREQLTAKLQRKKQRLNDEAKQQFEQLTGGQSVDEWVQNVKKYTPTEVKQHQFIFEYMESYRTNGEKRYISHREDEVISVERGYGEGNNRPEDYLDGFTKFIQEHINEIPALQVVVTRPRDLTKQDLRELIAILEAKNFKQSHLQSAWKQAKNEEIAADIISFIRQAALGEALVDQETRIKNAMQKVYSLHDWKPRQKKWLERIEKQLIQFPVLAPTSQDAFSEEPFASQGGYKQMKKLFGDDIDVVVNTINENLYIS; encoded by the coding sequence ATGAGCAGCAATTTTTCTTTCTTGCGAGGGAATTGGAAGGTGCTTGCGAACTTAGGAGAAACAGCTGAGAAGAACGTCTATCAAGACCCTCATACTACGATTTTGAAGTTACGTTTGTTTGCTGAAACATTAGCACAAATTTTGTTAGCTTCTGAAAACATGAAAGAAGTAAGAGGAACAAATCAGGTTGATAGAATTAATATGTTAAAACGAGAAGGCTTGCTCGAGCCTGAGCTTGTCGATATGTTTCATACGTTACGTACTAAAGGCAATAAGGCTGCACACAATGGACACTATGGTGAAACAGATGAGGCAATAACGCTATTACAAATTGCGTATAGACTCGCTGTATGGTTTATGGAAGTGTATGGTGATGATTGGAGCTTTGATGCGCCAGAATTTGTAAAGCCAGTAGACGAGCCTGCACTTGACTTAGAACAAATGCTAAAGGAGCATAATGAAGAAGTTCAGAAGCTAGAGCAGCAGCTTGAACTAGCTCGCTTAAAGGCGGCGTCAGAGGCTAACGATTCGAAAACCGAACGGAAAAAAAGAACGAAGAAGTTTATGAAGCGTCAGCATTTAACGGAAGCGGAAACGCGCTCGATTATCGACGAAAAACTACGAGAAGCTGGTTGGGAAGCTGATACGGCCAATTTGAACTACCAGAAAAATGGTACGTTGCCACAGAAAAATAAAAAATTGGCGATTGCTGAATGGAAGGTGGAAGGTGGGCGCGTCGATTACGCATTATTTATTGGCTTACAGTTAGTCGGCTTTATTGAAGCAAAAGCACAAAAGAAAACGATTCCAAGTGCTCTAGAAAGCCAGACGAAAGTGTATGCTAAACAAGTCATGCAAGTGGCTGACGAAATCATCACACCTACAACAGGTGACTACCAAGTTCCATTTTTATATGCGACAAATGGGCGACGTTATTTAAAGCAGCTTCAAGAGGAATCGGGGATTTGGTTTTGGGATTCAAGAAAGCCAACCATACATGCTCGACCATTAGAAGGCTGGCATTCACCTGCTGATTTAAAGCTTCTTTTAAGTCAAGATGACCAACTGGCGAATCAAAAATTAGAGGAGCAGGATATTACAAAGTTTGGACTTAGGCTTTATCAGCAGCGAGCTGTCAAAGCAGTTGAAAAAGCCTTGATTGCAGGACAGAGGAGAATGCTTGTTGCTATGGCAACAGGAACGGGAAAAACAAGAACGGCGATTGCCTTAATGTATCGCTTAATTAAGTCCAGAAAGGCAAGGCGAATTTTATTTCTTGTTGACCGAAGTTCGCTTGGGCAGCAAACCGAGGATTCTTTAAAGGATACGAAGTTTGAAGAGCTGTCTTTTGCTGATATTTATGATGTGAAATCATTAGACGATATGACACCAGAAGAAGCTACGAAAGTACATATTGCCACTGTACAAGGCATGGTGCGCCGTCTGTTTTATAGTAAGGATACAACAAATATACCATCTGTCGGCCAATATGATTTCATCATTGTTGATGAGGCACATCGTGGCTATACGAGCGATAAGGAAATGAGTGACGATGAATTAGAATTTCGTGACCAAGATGAATACATTAGTCATTATCGCCGTGTAATTGACTATTTTGATGCCGCTGTATTAGGGCTGACAGCAACGCCAGCATTGCACACAACCGATATATTCGGTATGCCAATTTTTAAATACTCGTATAGTGAAGCGGTGCTAGATGGTTTTTTAGTTGACCATGAGCCGCCATACTTGTTTAAAACGAAGCTTGTCGAAGAGGGCATTCACTTTGAGAAAGACGAAGATGTTGAAGTTTATAACGTCGATGCAGGTGAAATTATTTTAGAAAAAATGGAAGACACGCTTCATTTCGAAGTTGAGCAATTTAATCGTCGTGTAATAACCGAATCTTTTAACCGTGCGATTTTAAATGAGCTTGTTCAATATATTGACCCAACAAGTAAGGAAAAGACGCTCATTTTTGCAGCGACAAATCAACATGCCGATTTAATCGTACGTTTATTAAAAGAGGCGTATCAAGAGCTTGGTGATGAAATTGAAGATGATGCGATTATGAAAATCACCGGCTCCATTTATAAGCCGCTGAACGCGATTAAACGTTTTAAAAACGAACGGTTGCCTAATGTTGTTGTAACGGTAGACTTGTTGACGACAGGGATTGATGTACCGGCAATTACAAATTTGGTTTTCTTGCGTCGTGTTCAGTCGAGAATTTTATATGACCAAATGTTAGGGAGAGCAACGAGATTACATCCAGAGATAGGGAAAACCCACTTTAATATTTATGATGCGGTCGGCATTTATGAAAAGCTACAACACTATACCGATATGAAGCCTGTAGTGAAAAAACAAACGATGACAATTGCCGATTTAGCTGACGGACTAGCCCAAGCTGAATCCGAACAAGAGACGAACTACTACCGAGAGCAATTAACAGCAAAATTGCAACGCAAAAAGCAGCGTTTAAATGATGAAGCAAAGCAACAGTTCGAGCAATTAACAGGTGGCCAATCAGTGGACGAATGGGTGCAAAATGTCAAAAAATACACACCAACTGAAGTGAAGCAACATCAATTTATTTTTGAGTATATGGAATCATATCGGACAAATGGCGAAAAGCGCTATATCTCTCATCGAGAAGATGAAGTCATTTCAGTCGAACGAGGGTACGGAGAAGGAAACAATAGACCGGAAGACTATTTGGATGGGTTTACAAAATTTATTCAAGAACATATCAATGAAATCCCTGCCCTACAAGTTGTCGTGACAAGGCCTCGGGACTTAACAAAACAAGATTTACGTGAATTGATTGCCATTTTAGAAGCGAAAAACTTTAAACAATCGCATCTGCAATCTGCTTGGAAGCAAGCGAAAAACGAAGAAATTGCCGCTGATATTATTAGTTTTATCCGCCAAGCAGCCCTCGGCGAGGCACTTGTTGATCAAGAAACACGGATTAAAAACGCGATGCAAAAAGTGTACTCGTTACATGACTGGAAGCCAAGACAAAAAAAGTGGTTAGAGCGTATCGAAAAGCAGCTCATTCAATTCCCAGTGCTTGCGCCAACTTCACAGGATGCTTTTTCCGAAGAGCCGTTTGCCAGCCAAGGTGGCTATAAGCAAATGAAAAAATTATTTGGCGACGATATCGATGTTGTTGTCAACACCATTAATGAGAACCTTTATATTAGCTAG
- a CDS encoding N-6 DNA methylase — protein MNNQEIVQKLWNLCNVLRDDGITYQQYVTELTYLLFLKMMKEKGEDTEAVIPEEYRWDKLVEKEGKELKNFYQHLLLELGNNEHPRLRLIYSDSSTSITEPKNLEKIIKSIDALDWYSAKEEGLGNLYEGLLEKNASETKSGAGQYFTPRVLIDVMVQLVDPKIGERCNDPAAGTFGFMIAADQYLKSKTDDYFDLDPQKAEFQKKEAFSGMELVKGTHRLALMNALLHNIEGRMENGDSLSSNGKWMKNYDVILTNPPFGTKKGGERVSRDDLTFETSNKQLNFLQLIYNALKDNGQARAAVVLPDNVLFESGVGAQIRRDLMDKCNLHTILRLPTGIFYAQGVKTNVLFFTRGKTDKGNTKDVWVYDMRTNMPSFGKRNQLTMAHFEQFMKAYVAENREEIIDERWNKFSREDIVKKNDSLDIGLIADESLSSYDNLPDPIESAEEAIAKLQQAMDLLGEVVEELRETEKIKVTN, from the coding sequence ATGAACAATCAAGAAATCGTACAGAAGCTATGGAATCTATGCAATGTCTTACGAGACGATGGCATTACCTATCAACAATACGTAACGGAGCTAACCTATTTACTCTTTTTGAAAATGATGAAAGAGAAAGGCGAAGATACAGAAGCGGTTATTCCAGAAGAATATCGATGGGATAAATTAGTCGAAAAAGAAGGAAAGGAATTAAAGAACTTCTATCAGCATCTATTATTAGAGCTAGGAAACAATGAGCACCCGCGCTTGCGTTTAATCTATAGTGATTCCTCCACAAGTATTACAGAACCAAAAAACTTAGAGAAAATCATTAAGTCCATTGATGCTCTTGATTGGTATAGTGCCAAAGAAGAAGGGCTTGGCAATTTATATGAAGGGTTACTTGAAAAAAACGCGAGTGAAACGAAATCAGGTGCAGGGCAATACTTCACACCACGTGTCTTAATTGATGTGATGGTACAATTAGTAGACCCAAAAATTGGTGAACGTTGTAATGACCCAGCGGCTGGTACATTTGGCTTTATGATAGCTGCTGACCAATATTTAAAAAGCAAAACCGATGATTATTTCGATCTTGACCCACAGAAAGCAGAATTTCAAAAGAAAGAAGCATTCAGTGGTATGGAACTTGTCAAAGGGACCCATCGTTTGGCGCTCATGAATGCATTGCTTCACAATATTGAAGGGCGAATGGAAAACGGTGACTCGTTATCAAGTAACGGCAAATGGATGAAAAATTATGATGTGATCTTAACAAACCCTCCTTTTGGAACAAAAAAAGGCGGAGAACGTGTATCACGTGATGATTTAACATTTGAAACATCGAATAAACAATTGAACTTTTTACAGCTCATTTATAATGCCTTAAAAGATAATGGACAAGCACGTGCAGCAGTTGTTCTACCAGATAACGTCTTATTTGAAAGTGGTGTAGGCGCCCAAATTCGTCGGGACTTAATGGACAAGTGTAACTTACACACGATTCTACGCTTGCCAACAGGGATTTTTTATGCGCAAGGTGTAAAAACAAATGTCTTATTCTTCACTCGAGGAAAGACAGATAAAGGCAATACAAAAGACGTCTGGGTATACGATATGCGTACGAATATGCCATCATTCGGTAAACGAAACCAGCTAACAATGGCTCATTTTGAACAGTTTATGAAAGCATATGTAGCAGAAAACCGTGAAGAAATCATAGACGAACGCTGGAATAAATTCAGCCGTGAAGATATCGTCAAAAAGAACGATAGCTTAGACATCGGCCTCATTGCCGATGAATCATTATCCTCCTATGACAACTTACCGGACCCAATTGAATCCGCTGAAGAGGCGATTGCCAAACTACAACAAGCGATGGATTTATTAGGCGAAGTTGTAGAAGAATTACGCGAAACAGAAAAAATCAAGGTGACAAACTAA
- a CDS encoding restriction endonuclease subunit S — translation MAKKKKTMEELLEEALVPEEEQPYEVPGNWVWTNIKTINTTKKRSIKPNEFDNEVFELYSVPSYPQGNPELVKGEEIGSNKQIVSNGDVLLCKINPRINRVWMVNSGEEQYRKIASTEWIVIKNANVHSDYLLMYFKSPYFRKLLTSNVTGVGGSLTRARPKEIENYTLPLPPLNEQKRIADKVERLLNKIDEAKRLIEEAKESFELRRAAILDKAFRGELTREWRELRELPQVESKQDGPYKLPQGWIWKKIGDLFHVQIGSTPSRKNDEYWGGAFSWLSSGEIQFNIINDSREYVTEKAINECRLKLAPKGSILFGMIGEGKTRGQVAILDIDSYHNQNTASIWVSETEIDSEYVYYWLLSQYTKNRQNSAGNNQPAYNKSRVKELFIPLPPLAEIKVMIHIIKGLMQKEIKVNELLELNITMDSIKQSILSKAFKGQLGTNDPTEENAIELLKEVLQEKL, via the coding sequence ATGGCAAAGAAAAAGAAGACGATGGAAGAGTTGTTGGAAGAGGCATTGGTGCCGGAGGAAGAGCAGCCTTATGAAGTGCCAGGGAATTGGGTTTGGACGAATATCAAAACCATAAATACTACCAAAAAAAGAAGTATTAAACCAAATGAGTTTGATAATGAAGTATTTGAACTATATAGTGTTCCAAGTTACCCTCAAGGAAATCCAGAATTAGTGAAAGGGGAAGAAATAGGCTCTAATAAACAGATTGTTAGCAATGGGGATGTGTTATTGTGCAAGATTAACCCAAGAATTAACCGAGTTTGGATGGTGAATTCAGGTGAAGAACAATATAGGAAAATTGCTTCAACTGAATGGATAGTTATTAAAAATGCTAATGTTCATTCGGACTATTTATTAATGTATTTCAAGTCGCCATACTTTAGAAAGCTGTTAACATCAAATGTTACTGGAGTGGGTGGTTCATTAACAAGAGCAAGACCTAAAGAGATAGAGAATTATACGCTCCCCCTCCCACCCCTCAACGAGCAAAAACGAATTGCTGATAAGGTTGAGCGTCTTTTAAATAAAATTGACGAAGCAAAGCGGTTGATCGAAGAAGCGAAGGAATCGTTTGAACTACGGAGGGCGGCGATTTTGGACAAGGCGTTTCGGGGAGAGTTGACGAGGGAGTGGAGGGAATTAAGGGAACTCCCACAAGTAGAATCAAAACAAGATGGACCATATAAGTTACCACAAGGATGGATTTGGAAAAAGATAGGTGATTTGTTCCATGTACAGATAGGCAGTACACCCAGTCGGAAAAACGATGAGTATTGGGGTGGTGCATTTTCATGGTTAAGTTCAGGAGAGATTCAGTTTAATATTATTAATGATTCACGAGAATATGTTACTGAGAAAGCAATAAATGAATGTAGATTAAAGTTAGCCCCTAAAGGGTCAATTCTTTTTGGAATGATTGGGGAAGGTAAAACAAGAGGGCAAGTGGCTATCTTAGATATTGACTCTTATCATAATCAAAATACTGCTTCAATCTGGGTTTCAGAAACAGAAATAGATAGTGAATATGTATATTATTGGCTGCTATCTCAATATACGAAAAATAGACAGAATAGCGCTGGCAATAACCAACCGGCTTACAACAAATCTCGAGTAAAAGAACTGTTTATACCACTTCCACCGCTTGCTGAAATTAAGGTAATGATACATATAATTAAGGGATTAATGCAAAAAGAAATAAAGGTAAATGAATTACTTGAATTAAATATTACTATGGATAGCATAAAACAATCCATCCTCTCCAAAGCCTTCAAAGGCCAACTAGGAACAAACGATCCAACAGAGGAAAATGCAATCGAGTTATTAAAAGAAGTGCTCCAAGAAAAACTCTAG
- a CDS encoding IS30 family transposase: MSCYHHLTTFDRARIETMTHLGMSLRQIAKNLGRSPSTISRERRRNANGKTPYQSENAHEMAQERRRKSKPHGKWSPELAEFITNKLDRTWSPEQIVGRCFSRTLSFKTIYRWVYQGRLQRTASVLRRKGKSQKPYETRGRFTVGTSIKQRPKEIRKRETFGHWELDTVVSGRGKSKGCLATFIERKTRWYCAIPMPDRTAASMEAAIRKVETSLPKNAFQTATVDRGKEFACYGPIEKSGAISFYFADPYSSWQRGSNENGNGLLREFYPKGTDFACIDPFELARNLALINERPRKCLQWRTAHEAFTHELLHLN, encoded by the coding sequence ATGAGCTGCTACCATCATCTTACCACATTTGATCGTGCCCGTATTGAAACGATGACTCATCTTGGGATGTCTCTTCGTCAGATCGCTAAGAACCTTGGGAGAAGTCCGTCCACGATTTCTCGGGAACGACGCCGAAATGCGAACGGGAAGACGCCTTATCAATCGGAGAACGCCCATGAGATGGCCCAAGAAAGAAGAAGGAAATCGAAACCACATGGGAAATGGTCGCCTGAGCTTGCCGAGTTCATCACAAACAAACTCGATCGTACATGGTCTCCTGAGCAGATTGTCGGACGGTGTTTTTCTCGGACGCTTTCCTTTAAAACGATTTATCGGTGGGTCTATCAAGGGCGTTTACAACGGACAGCGTCTGTGCTGCGTCGTAAAGGGAAAAGCCAAAAACCCTATGAAACCCGGGGGCGCTTCACCGTTGGTACTTCGATTAAGCAGAGGCCTAAAGAGATCCGAAAACGAGAGACATTTGGCCATTGGGAACTAGACACGGTCGTATCGGGTCGTGGAAAAAGCAAAGGCTGCCTAGCGACCTTCATTGAACGAAAGACCCGTTGGTATTGTGCCATCCCCATGCCAGACCGAACGGCCGCCTCGATGGAAGCGGCCATCCGAAAGGTAGAAACCTCTTTGCCTAAAAACGCCTTTCAAACAGCCACCGTAGACCGTGGAAAAGAGTTTGCCTGTTATGGCCCGATCGAAAAATCAGGAGCGATTTCCTTTTATTTTGCCGATCCTTATTCTTCATGGCAAAGAGGCAGTAACGAGAACGGGAATGGCCTCCTGCGAGAGTTCTACCCGAAGGGAACGGATTTTGCTTGCATCGATCCATTTGAATTAGCTAGGAATTTAGCTCTTATCAATGAACGACCAAGAAAATGTTTACAATGGCGAACAGCACACGAGGCTTTTACCCATGAACTGTTGCACTTGAATTGA
- a CDS encoding multicopper oxidase family protein, with product MELEKFVDPMPIMKTAIPKKTSKDGDYYEIDMKEFSQKLHRDLNPTRLWGYDGQFPGPTIEVMRGKPARIKWMNNLPDTHFLPIDRSIHHVAHEPEVRTVVHLHGSETTPASDGYPEAWFTKDFAEVGSFFEQETYEYPNDQRAATLWYHDHAMGITRLNVYAGLSGLYIIRDPREERLNLPKGEFDIPLLIQDRSFNDDGSLFYPAQPANPAPNLPNPSVLPFFVGNTILVNGKVWPYLQVEPRKYRFRILNGSNSRSYQLALDSEAPFYQIASDGGLLRRTVSLQAFDIRPAERIEVIIDFSKFEGQTITLKNNASTDATADVMQFQVVLPLSGEDTSIIPKNLSYIPSLQQNEVKRIRNLKLSGTTDEYGRPLLLLNNKLWSDPVEEKPCLGTTEIWSFVNVTNVPHPMHIHLVQFQLLDHRAFNVELYNENGQIELIGPTIPPKINERGWKDTITAPAGQITRVIARFAPFSGYFVWHCHILEHEDYDMMRPFVVIDPKTEKEGR from the coding sequence ATGGAATTAGAAAAATTTGTCGACCCTATGCCTATTATGAAAACAGCAATCCCTAAAAAAACGAGCAAAGATGGAGATTATTACGAAATTGACATGAAGGAGTTTTCACAAAAACTGCATCGGGATTTAAACCCGACTCGCTTATGGGGGTATGATGGCCAATTCCCTGGCCCCACGATTGAAGTGATGCGGGGAAAACCAGCTCGGATCAAATGGATGAACAACCTCCCTGATACCCACTTCCTTCCGATTGACCGATCGATTCACCACGTTGCCCATGAACCAGAAGTCCGCACCGTCGTCCATTTGCATGGGAGCGAAACGACACCAGCAAGCGATGGCTACCCTGAAGCTTGGTTTACAAAGGATTTTGCAGAAGTGGGGTCTTTTTTTGAACAAGAAACTTATGAGTACCCAAACGACCAAAGGGCTGCCACCCTCTGGTACCATGACCATGCAATGGGAATTACACGCCTTAATGTATATGCAGGGTTGAGTGGTCTATACATTATTCGTGACCCACGAGAAGAACGGTTAAACTTGCCAAAGGGAGAATTTGACATTCCATTGCTGATTCAAGACCGATCTTTTAACGACGACGGCTCTCTCTTCTACCCAGCCCAGCCAGCCAATCCCGCGCCGAACTTACCGAATCCGTCGGTTTTGCCGTTTTTTGTCGGCAATACGATTTTAGTAAACGGAAAAGTTTGGCCTTACTTGCAAGTTGAACCACGCAAGTACCGATTTCGCATTTTAAATGGATCCAATTCACGTTCCTACCAGCTAGCCCTTGATTCAGAAGCACCCTTTTACCAAATCGCTTCAGACGGCGGTTTGTTAAGAAGGACTGTTTCTTTGCAGGCATTCGATATCCGTCCAGCCGAACGGATTGAAGTCATCATTGATTTTAGCAAATTCGAAGGTCAAACGATTACACTGAAAAACAATGCAAGCACTGACGCCACAGCGGATGTGATGCAGTTTCAGGTCGTTCTCCCCTTATCTGGAGAAGACACAAGCATCATTCCTAAAAACCTATCTTATATCCCGTCGCTCCAGCAAAACGAAGTCAAACGGATACGAAACTTAAAGCTTTCTGGGACGACGGACGAGTACGGCAGGCCTCTCCTTTTGCTCAATAATAAACTATGGAGTGACCCGGTTGAGGAAAAACCTTGTTTAGGAACGACGGAAATATGGTCATTCGTTAATGTCACCAACGTCCCCCATCCCATGCATATCCACTTAGTCCAATTTCAACTCTTGGACCATCGGGCGTTTAACGTTGAGCTGTACAATGAAAATGGCCAAATCGAATTGATTGGGCCGACCATTCCGCCTAAAATCAATGAGCGAGGCTGGAAAGACACAATCACTGCCCCTGCAGGTCAAATCACTCGCGTCATTGCCCGATTTGCGCCGTTTTCCGGGTACTTCGTGTGGCACTGCCACATTCTCGAGCATGAAGACTATGATATGATGCGCCCTTTCGTTGTGATTGACCCGAAAACGGAGAAGGAAGGGAGATGA
- a CDS encoding glycosyltransferase family 2 protein produces the protein MKPRIVAFIPAHNEEQSIRDCLEGLADQQLPTGVDLDVIVIADNCTDRTAEVALHCGQELDLQMIVLKTRNNKKRKVGALNTAWKSLYGDLLDIHASNLSPYQQLYNKSVKAILGMDADSRMAPGALLHLWEGLMSARNIGGVMAKYTIRMPKKLKELSLDDPYYEEKIASGQYGNPFTRWWTHQQKQDMASWLLTLQYNGGSTYVLGGQATLFRPEALHDIVNRNNLDGPWQDDSDVEDMLLTWQLQKAKWKTLISPSARCFVDSMKTYHTFRQQRYKWDSGTIDLLTNSELDIKTKHRWRIWRAQFRSLLDLTIRILLVVLLATSLITAQFTWNWIWVIPIAVASLLNLILAVKTPMRRPIDVMLSGTVISAEIYLWVKLSIFIHIWLDKLSKNKKDGWHNQYNAEKGQTRSKLFEWWFILLILFALIVFAAFYFRDFFTSSKVVALSAPYLKVGWTILSYLTGWATLLMLYQLWTLRRKYKA, from the coding sequence ATGAAACCGAGAATCGTTGCCTTCATTCCAGCACATAATGAAGAACAATCGATTCGCGATTGTTTAGAAGGGTTAGCAGACCAGCAATTGCCGACCGGAGTTGACCTTGATGTGATCGTCATTGCCGATAACTGCACAGATCGCACGGCAGAAGTTGCCTTACATTGCGGGCAAGAGCTCGATTTGCAAATGATCGTGCTAAAAACGAGAAACAACAAGAAGCGAAAAGTCGGAGCATTGAACACTGCTTGGAAAAGCTTGTATGGCGATTTATTAGACATTCACGCATCCAACTTAAGTCCGTACCAACAACTTTACAATAAATCGGTAAAGGCTATTTTAGGAATGGATGCAGATAGCAGAATGGCACCTGGAGCGCTTTTACACCTGTGGGAAGGCTTAATGAGTGCCCGAAATATTGGCGGGGTAATGGCCAAGTACACGATAAGAATGCCTAAAAAGCTAAAAGAACTTTCTTTGGACGATCCATACTATGAAGAAAAAATCGCTAGCGGCCAGTATGGGAACCCCTTTACTAGATGGTGGACGCACCAACAAAAACAAGATATGGCCAGTTGGCTTTTAACATTGCAATATAACGGGGGCAGCACTTACGTATTAGGCGGGCAAGCGACGCTCTTTCGGCCAGAGGCACTCCATGATATTGTGAACCGAAACAATCTAGACGGACCGTGGCAAGATGATAGTGACGTCGAAGATATGCTATTAACTTGGCAGCTGCAAAAAGCTAAATGGAAAACGCTGATTAGCCCAAGCGCTCGCTGTTTTGTTGACTCGATGAAAACGTACCACACATTCCGCCAGCAACGATACAAATGGGATTCTGGCACAATCGATTTGCTTACGAACAGCGAATTGGACATAAAAACAAAGCATCGATGGCGGATTTGGAGGGCGCAGTTTAGATCATTGCTCGATTTGACGATTCGGATCTTGTTGGTCGTTTTGCTTGCTACTTCCCTTATTACTGCTCAGTTCACCTGGAATTGGATTTGGGTCATCCCTATAGCAGTCGCCTCTCTCCTTAATTTGATTTTGGCAGTAAAAACGCCAATGAGAAGGCCAATCGATGTCATGCTTTCTGGAACGGTCATAAGTGCTGAAATTTATTTATGGGTGAAATTATCGATTTTTATTCATATTTGGCTAGACAAGCTTTCCAAAAACAAAAAAGACGGCTGGCATAATCAATACAACGCCGAGAAAGGCCAGACACGGAGCAAACTGTTCGAATGGTGGTTTATTCTTCTCATTTTATTTGCCTTAATCGTTTTTGCGGCGTTCTATTTCAGAGATTTTTTCACTAGCTCCAAAGTGGTTGCTTTGTCAGCACCTTACTTAAAAGTCGGCTGGACGATTTTGAGCTATTTAACTGGATGGGCTACATTGTTAATGCTTTATCAGTTGTGGACATTGCGCAGGAAATACAAGGCCTAA